Proteins encoded by one window of Salmonirosea aquatica:
- a CDS encoding pectinesterase family protein — MVKKLLIVACLLASIQSIRAQTIPNHTYPATFTVAQDGSGDFKTIQEAVNSFRDHSQERVKLYVKNGTYAEKLVIPAYKPNIHIIGESRDGVIITWDDYSGKAYPSGVVDRFGKSVHSTYTSYTVLVEAPDIILENLTIRNTAGRVGQAVALNVQADRFVCRNCALLGNQDTLYPAAEGTRQYYDNCYIEGTTDFIFGKSISVFQSCTIKSLSNSYITAAATPVYQSHGFVFFDCNLIAAPEATKVYLGRPWRPNSHTVFIRCQMANHIVPAGWDNWGNPANEKTAFYAEYQSTGPGAAPDKRVTWSHQFTEKQAKELTPEKILSMDSPVSTHEADWFKPGKTMKQSAAKK; from the coding sequence ATGGTAAAAAAATTGCTTATAGTCGCCTGTTTGCTGGCTAGCATTCAGTCAATCCGTGCCCAAACCATCCCCAACCATACCTACCCCGCCACTTTCACGGTAGCGCAGGATGGTAGCGGCGATTTCAAAACCATTCAGGAAGCCGTCAATAGTTTTCGGGACCACTCCCAGGAGCGGGTGAAGCTGTACGTCAAGAATGGTACTTACGCCGAAAAGCTGGTGATTCCTGCCTACAAACCCAATATCCACATCATCGGTGAAAGCCGGGATGGCGTCATCATCACCTGGGATGATTATTCGGGCAAAGCTTACCCGTCGGGAGTAGTGGATCGGTTTGGCAAGTCCGTGCATAGTACCTATACTTCCTATACGGTCCTGGTGGAAGCGCCCGATATAATCCTGGAAAACCTGACCATTCGCAACACGGCCGGACGCGTAGGACAAGCCGTGGCGCTCAATGTGCAGGCGGATCGGTTTGTGTGTCGAAATTGTGCCTTACTAGGCAATCAGGATACCTTGTACCCCGCCGCCGAAGGAACCCGGCAGTACTACGACAACTGTTACATTGAAGGTACTACCGATTTTATATTTGGAAAATCCATCTCGGTTTTTCAGTCCTGCACCATCAAAAGTCTGTCGAATTCGTACATCACGGCGGCGGCTACTCCCGTCTATCAGTCTCACGGATTTGTATTTTTTGACTGCAATCTGATTGCTGCTCCCGAAGCCACCAAAGTGTACCTGGGGCGTCCGTGGCGGCCCAATTCCCATACCGTATTCATCCGGTGTCAGATGGCAAACCATATTGTACCGGCGGGGTGGGACAACTGGGGGAATCCGGCCAACGAAAAGACGGCCTTCTACGCCGAATACCAAAGCACCGGACCGGGAGCGGCTCCCGACAAGCGGGTAACGTGGAGCCATCAGTTTACCGAAAAGCAGGCAAAAGAGTTGACGCCCGAAAAAATTCTTTCCATGGATTCACCCGTTTCCACCCACGAAGCAGACTGGTTTAAACCGGGTAAAACAATGAAACAATCAGCAGCAAAAAAGTAG